One Chromobacterium paludis genomic window carries:
- a CDS encoding protein-L-isoaspartate O-methyltransferase family protein: protein MGRWRHLLLQLLASLAAWMFIAPGANPVGWALLQGLFAALSCAALRRPAWQCLAHALFMPAAALMSRLHVSPFWYLAGLLALLAFGRNAALERVPLYRSGRQVAERLEALLPPGARLLEAGCGDGRLAVALAGLRPDLRVLALENAVGSWLLARLRWLGGGKPGGLVIACRSFWTENWGNHDAIYVFLSPEPMPRVWSKFLAEGRAGSLLISNTFVVPDIEPDERLPLDGPLQKELLIWRHPHGSQ from the coding sequence ATGGGGCGCTGGCGTCACCTCCTGCTGCAGCTGCTGGCCAGTCTGGCGGCCTGGATGTTCATCGCGCCGGGCGCGAATCCCGTGGGCTGGGCCCTGCTGCAGGGCCTGTTCGCGGCGCTTTCATGCGCCGCTTTGCGCCGCCCGGCCTGGCAGTGTCTGGCCCATGCGCTGTTCATGCCTGCGGCGGCGCTGATGTCGCGGCTGCATGTTTCGCCGTTCTGGTATCTGGCCGGCTTGCTGGCGTTGCTGGCGTTCGGGCGGAACGCCGCGCTTGAGCGCGTGCCGCTGTACCGCTCGGGCAGGCAAGTGGCTGAGCGGCTGGAAGCCTTGCTGCCGCCGGGCGCCCGCTTGCTGGAGGCCGGTTGCGGGGATGGACGGCTGGCTGTGGCGCTGGCGGGCCTGCGGCCGGACTTGCGCGTCTTGGCGCTGGAGAATGCCGTCGGCAGCTGGCTGCTGGCGCGGCTGCGCTGGCTGGGCGGAGGGAAGCCAGGCGGCTTGGTCATTGCTTGCCGAAGCTTCTGGACGGAAAACTGGGGAAATCATGACGCGATCTACGTGTTTCTATCGCCGGAGCCCATGCCCAGAGTCTGGAGCAAATTCCTGGCGGAAGGGCGGGCGGGCAGCCTGCTCATCAGCAATACATTCGTGGTACCCGATATCGAGCCCGACGAGCGCCTGCCGCTTGACGGTCCCCTGCAAAAAGAACTCCTGATCTGGCGCCATCCACATGGATCTCAATAA